A genome region from Scyliorhinus canicula chromosome 16, sScyCan1.1, whole genome shotgun sequence includes the following:
- the LOC119979294 gene encoding cyclin-L1-like isoform X4, whose translation MNDSLRTDVFVRYHPETIACACIYLAARALEIPLPNRPHWFLLFGTSEEEMKEICVKILKLYTRKKANLEHLDSEVEKRKAALQEAKAKAKGLLPDGTPALDAPPSFSPSSKPDSPKDGKFEKPSPLSIQVMKNARRKLDEEEKWPRSTSPFNGVQKGKSSRSRSRSKGRSYSRSRSRSHSPRRRRTRSRSGSNSSRSRSHSRSRSDSPPQRHKRSSPYIGRPKVKEYDDIREYKYNSHKRRRSHSRSYSKSLSRSRSRSRERLDFSRKHKESRSHHRERRHDRSRSYERSAKHHNSHSSHSRHRR comes from the exons ATGAATGACAGCCTGCGGACAGATGTGTTTGTCCGGTACCATCCAGAGACCATTGCCTGCGCCTGCATCTACTTGGCAGCTAGGGCACTCGAG ATTCCACTCCCAAATCGTCCCCATTGGTTTCTATTGTTTGGAACAAGTGAAGAAGAGATGAAGGAAATCTGTGTGAAAATATTAAAGCTCTATACCAGAAAAAAG GCAAATTTGGAACACCTTGACAGTGAGGTTGAAAAGCGGAAGGCGGCTCTTCAGGAAGCTAAAGCTAAAGCCAAAGGTCTTCTCCCAGATGGTACACCTGCGTTAGATGCTCCACCTAGTTTCTCGCCATCCTCAAAACCAG ATTCTCCCAAGGATGGAAAGTTTGAAAAACCATCACCGCTATCTATTCAGGTAATGAAAAACGCTAGAAGAAAACTTGACGAGGAAGAAAAATGGCCTCGATCTACTAGTCCTTTTAATGG TGTTCAAAAGGGGAAAAGTAGCAGAAGTCGAAGTAGAAGCAAAGGTCGGAGTTACTCAAGGTCTCGCTCTAGATCGCATTCTCCTAGGAGGCG AAGAACACGGAGTCGTTCTGGATCCAACAGCTCTCGATCACGCAGCCACTCAAGAAGCCGTAGTGATTCCCCTCCTCAAAGGCACAAACGAAGCTCACCGTACATTGGCAGGCCAAAAGTCAAGGAATATGATGATATCCGAGAATACAAGTACAATTCCCATAAACGCAGAAGATCGCACAGCAGGAGCTACAGTAAAAGCTTGTCCAGATCTAGAAGCAGATCCCGAGAGCGTTTGGATTTTTCTCGAAAGCACAAAGAAAGTAGGAGCCATCACAGAGAGCGGCGGCATGATCGATCACGATCTTATGAAAGGTCTGCAAAACATCACAACAGTCATTCTAGCCACAGCAGACACCGACGGTGA
- the LOC119979294 gene encoding cyclin-L1-like isoform X3 — protein sequence MDVFKNYMNDSLRTDVFVRYHPETIACACIYLAARALEIPLPNRPHWFLLFGTSEEEMKEICVKILKLYTRKKANLEHLDSEVEKRKAALQEAKAKAKGLLPDGTPALDAPPSFSPSSKPDSPKDGKFEKPSPLSIQVMKNARRKLDEEEKWPRSTSPFNGVQKGKSSRSRSRSKGRSYSRSRSRSHSPRRRRTRSRSGSNSSRSRSHSRSRSDSPPQRHKRSSPYIGRPKVKEYDDIREYKYNSHKRRRSHSRSYSKSLSRSRSRSRERLDFSRKHKESRSHHRERRHDRSRSYERSAKHHNSHSSHSRHRR from the exons ATGGATGTTTTTAA GAATTATATGAATGACAGCCTGCGGACAGATGTGTTTGTCCGGTACCATCCAGAGACCATTGCCTGCGCCTGCATCTACTTGGCAGCTAGGGCACTCGAG ATTCCACTCCCAAATCGTCCCCATTGGTTTCTATTGTTTGGAACAAGTGAAGAAGAGATGAAGGAAATCTGTGTGAAAATATTAAAGCTCTATACCAGAAAAAAG GCAAATTTGGAACACCTTGACAGTGAGGTTGAAAAGCGGAAGGCGGCTCTTCAGGAAGCTAAAGCTAAAGCCAAAGGTCTTCTCCCAGATGGTACACCTGCGTTAGATGCTCCACCTAGTTTCTCGCCATCCTCAAAACCAG ATTCTCCCAAGGATGGAAAGTTTGAAAAACCATCACCGCTATCTATTCAGGTAATGAAAAACGCTAGAAGAAAACTTGACGAGGAAGAAAAATGGCCTCGATCTACTAGTCCTTTTAATGG TGTTCAAAAGGGGAAAAGTAGCAGAAGTCGAAGTAGAAGCAAAGGTCGGAGTTACTCAAGGTCTCGCTCTAGATCGCATTCTCCTAGGAGGCG AAGAACACGGAGTCGTTCTGGATCCAACAGCTCTCGATCACGCAGCCACTCAAGAAGCCGTAGTGATTCCCCTCCTCAAAGGCACAAACGAAGCTCACCGTACATTGGCAGGCCAAAAGTCAAGGAATATGATGATATCCGAGAATACAAGTACAATTCCCATAAACGCAGAAGATCGCACAGCAGGAGCTACAGTAAAAGCTTGTCCAGATCTAGAAGCAGATCCCGAGAGCGTTTGGATTTTTCTCGAAAGCACAAAGAAAGTAGGAGCCATCACAGAGAGCGGCGGCATGATCGATCACGATCTTATGAAAGGTCTGCAAAACATCACAACAGTCATTCTAGCCACAGCAGACACCGACGGTGA